One segment of Tamlana crocina DNA contains the following:
- the panC gene encoding pantoate--beta-alanine ligase produces the protein MEIYSKRQQIAEAIEGLKAKKQSVGLVPTMGALHEGHLQLVKKALNDNDTVVVSIFVNPTQFNNPTDLEKYPRTLDNDVMLLKGLSDTRILVYAPTVQDMYGDNPVSEQFDFDGLEYEMEGKFRQGHFDGVGTIVKRFFEIVKPHNAYFGEKDFQQLQIIKKLVEKHDIPVNIVGCKIQRESDGLAMSSRNTRLKPEYRKVASFIYDTIKTAKMHFGTKSAREITEWVENQFSEHDLLKLEYFIISEVETLKPVKRKMDNKDYRAFIAVYADDIRLIDNIALN, from the coding sequence GTGGAGATTTATTCAAAAAGACAACAAATAGCAGAGGCTATTGAAGGACTAAAAGCCAAAAAGCAATCTGTTGGTTTGGTACCCACTATGGGCGCTTTGCACGAAGGGCATTTACAATTGGTTAAAAAGGCCCTGAATGATAACGATACAGTGGTGGTAAGTATTTTTGTAAACCCCACGCAGTTTAATAACCCCACCGATTTGGAGAAATATCCGCGAACCCTTGACAACGATGTAATGTTGTTGAAAGGTTTGAGTGATACCCGGATTTTGGTTTATGCGCCAACGGTTCAAGACATGTATGGCGATAACCCCGTTTCTGAACAGTTTGATTTTGATGGATTGGAATATGAAATGGAAGGGAAATTCCGCCAAGGGCATTTTGATGGTGTGGGTACTATTGTTAAACGTTTTTTTGAAATAGTAAAACCGCACAATGCCTATTTTGGTGAAAAGGATTTTCAGCAGCTTCAAATTATAAAAAAGCTGGTTGAAAAGCATGATATCCCTGTAAATATTGTGGGGTGTAAAATACAGCGCGAATCAGACGGATTGGCTATGAGCTCGCGCAATACACGACTAAAACCTGAGTATAGAAAAGTAGCATCTTTTATTTACGATACCATAAAAACTGCCAAAATGCACTTTGGCACAAAAAGTGCAAGAGAAATAACGGAATGGGTTGAAAATCAGTTTTCTGAACACGATTTATTGAAATTGGAATATTTCATTATTTCGGAAGTAGAAACCTTAAAACCGGTTAAACGAAAGATGGACAATAAAGACTATAGAGCATTTATTGCCGTATATGCTGACGATATTCGATTAATTGACAATATCGCATTAAATTAA
- a CDS encoding glycogen/starch synthase — MKDKRILYVSSEVVPYLPETEISSMSFEAPRMVNQQGGQIRIFMPRYGNINERRHQLHEVIRLSGINLVVNDLDMPLIIKVASIPKERIQVYFIDNDEYFKRKATLTDEEGNLFPDNDERAIFFAKGVIETVKKLNWSPDIIHVHGWLASLLPLYLKEYYKDEPLFNESKIVTSVYNQSFDNTLNKDMANKIKFDNIDEGAIKTLEEPSYNNLMKVAVDYSDALIVGSENIPDDLEEYIKASEKPILEYKSKDEFGDAYTSFFNEAVLS, encoded by the coding sequence ATGAAAGATAAGAGGATATTATATGTATCATCTGAAGTTGTACCCTATTTACCAGAAACCGAAATTTCATCCATGTCATTTGAAGCCCCTCGTATGGTTAACCAACAGGGTGGACAAATAAGAATTTTTATGCCACGTTACGGCAACATCAACGAGCGCAGACACCAATTGCATGAGGTGATTAGGTTATCAGGAATCAATTTAGTGGTAAACGATTTGGATATGCCACTTATTATCAAGGTAGCTTCGATCCCGAAAGAACGCATTCAGGTATATTTTATTGATAACGACGAATATTTCAAGCGTAAGGCCACTTTGACCGACGAAGAAGGCAATTTGTTCCCCGATAACGACGAGCGTGCTATTTTCTTCGCAAAAGGCGTTATTGAAACGGTTAAAAAATTAAACTGGTCGCCCGATATTATTCACGTTCACGGCTGGTTGGCTTCGTTGCTTCCGCTGTACCTTAAAGAATATTATAAAGATGAACCTTTGTTCAACGAAAGCAAAATTGTTACTTCGGTGTACAATCAAAGCTTTGACAATACGTTGAATAAAGATATGGCCAACAAAATTAAGTTCGATAATATTGATGAAGGCGCCATTAAAACTTTGGAAGAACCATCATACAACAATTTAATGAAAGTTGCCGTTGATTATTCGGATGCGTTGATTGTTGGGTCTGAAAATATCCCAGACGACTTGGAAGAATACATCAAAGCTTCCGAAAAACCTATTCTAGAATACAAAAGCAAAGATGAATTTGGCGATGCCTACACCAGCTTTTTCAACGAAGCCGTTTTAAGCTAG
- a CDS encoding DUF4270 domain-containing protein: MKKSVKALKFSFFIIFAVTSFIACDKDFSTLESDVLGEGNSNFNTKVDSLPIAAYNKKLEGLRINRLASNLLGFFYDPAYGTTTASIVAQVTPSSYSPNFGETPVIDSVAINIPYYSTVVDADTDGNSIYRLDSVFGNTEAKIKLSIYQNNYFLLEYDPSGGSTSTQNYYSNASSSTENSILTPQGNTINFDEHVVDTIYQTNNFLPSAKPNFIGTATDTTRSAPAFHVKLESDEAKLFWKNTILDKEGDVVLDNPGDFKNYFRGLYLKAEAINNDGQMVLLNLANANITIHYTYGAADSRLQSTYTLNFSGNILNTFINNFDQPLEDGNATEGDAALYLKGTEGSMAVVDLFSGMVECEDEDGTITMRTAFDCFKRTYRELDENGDYAEKVNGNYPLKKLVNDAFLEVYEDSINAVTGPYGTEYHKYDRLYAYDIKNSLPTVDYNLDPVESSASAFNSKIISLSQRDTITGKFKIRLTEHLKNILIRDSTSTKIGLVLSNNVNYINNAKILNPTDEVSNVPAAAIISPRGTVLHGNQSATEKKRLKLKIFYTEPK; encoded by the coding sequence ATGAAAAAATCTGTTAAAGCCCTTAAATTTTCCTTTTTCATCATTTTTGCCGTGACCTCTTTTATTGCTTGCGATAAAGATTTTAGCACTTTAGAGAGTGATGTGTTGGGTGAAGGAAATTCAAATTTCAATACAAAAGTGGATTCCCTGCCCATTGCAGCTTATAATAAAAAACTGGAAGGGCTACGCATTAACAGACTGGCATCAAACTTGCTCGGTTTTTTTTACGATCCTGCTTACGGCACAACCACGGCAAGCATTGTTGCACAGGTAACACCGTCGAGTTACAGCCCTAATTTTGGAGAAACCCCGGTGATAGATTCTGTTGCTATAAATATTCCGTATTATAGTACAGTTGTTGATGCCGATACAGATGGCAACTCTATTTACCGATTGGATTCTGTTTTTGGAAATACCGAAGCCAAAATAAAACTGTCTATTTACCAAAACAATTATTTTCTATTGGAATATGACCCCAGTGGTGGTTCAACTTCAACCCAGAATTACTACTCTAATGCCAGTAGCAGCACAGAAAATTCTATACTAACACCCCAAGGTAACACCATCAATTTTGATGAGCATGTTGTCGATACCATCTACCAAACAAACAACTTTTTACCAAGTGCAAAGCCCAATTTTATTGGCACAGCTACCGATACGACACGCTCTGCGCCTGCCTTCCATGTTAAATTGGAATCAGATGAAGCTAAATTATTCTGGAAAAACACCATTCTTGATAAAGAAGGTGATGTTGTTTTAGATAATCCTGGCGACTTTAAAAACTATTTTAGAGGCCTTTACCTAAAAGCAGAAGCCATTAATAACGATGGGCAAATGGTATTACTCAATTTAGCCAATGCCAATATCACCATACATTATACTTATGGTGCGGCAGATTCACGATTACAATCTACTTACACCCTTAATTTTTCGGGTAATATTTTAAATACGTTTATTAATAACTTTGACCAACCTTTGGAAGATGGCAATGCTACCGAAGGCGATGCCGCACTTTACCTTAAAGGTACTGAAGGCTCTATGGCTGTTGTTGATCTGTTCAGTGGAATGGTTGAATGCGAAGATGAAGATGGCACCATTACCATGAGAACGGCATTCGATTGCTTTAAAAGAACTTATAGAGAGCTTGATGAAAATGGTGATTATGCCGAAAAAGTAAACGGCAATTATCCGCTTAAAAAATTAGTTAACGATGCCTTTTTAGAAGTTTATGAAGACTCCATTAATGCGGTAACAGGGCCTTATGGCACTGAATACCACAAATACGACCGCCTTTACGCTTACGATATTAAAAACAGTTTGCCCACAGTGGATTATAATCTTGACCCTGTAGAATCTTCAGCAAGTGCATTCAATTCAAAAATTATAAGTTTAAGCCAAAGAGATACCATAACCGGGAAATTCAAAATAAGACTTACCGAGCATTTAAAGAATATTTTGATACGCGATTCAACCAGTACAAAAATAGGTTTGGTGTTGTCTAACAACGTCAACTACATCAACAATGCTAAAATTTTAAACCCGACGGATGAGGTTAGCAATGTGCCAGCGGCAGCAATAATAAGTCCAAGAGGCACCGTATTACACGGCAACCAATCAGCTACCGAAAAGAAGCGTTTAAAGTTGAAAATATTTTACACAGAGCCTAAATAA
- the glmS gene encoding glutamine--fructose-6-phosphate transaminase (isomerizing) — protein sequence MCGIVGYLGTRDAYPIIIEGLKRLEYRGYDSAGIALFDGTDLKVSKTKGKVADLEKKSEAEITTHGCVGIGHTRWATHGVPNDVNSHPHVSNSGELVIIHNGIIENYDSLKQELTSRGYTFKSDTDTEVLINLIEYVKKTEGVKLGKAVQIALNQVIGAYAIAVFDKNKPEEVVVAKLGSPLAIGIGKDEDEFFIASDASPFIEYTKNAVYLEDEEMAVIRFHKGIKVRKIKDDSLVDTYVQELQINLEQIEKGGYEHFMLKEIHEQPKAIQDTYRGRLLRNEAIIKMAGIEDNMKKFLNANRIIIVACGTSWHAGLVAEYIFEDLARIPVEVEYASEFRYRNPVITENDVLIAISQSGETADTLAAIKLAKSKGAFVFGVCNVVGSSIARESHAGAYTHAGPEIGVASTKAFTTQITVLTLIALRLSRAKGTISSSDFRQHLLELEMIPGKVEQALKSDDLIKNIANIYKDAKNMLYLGRGFNFPVALEGALKLKEISYIHAEGYPAAEMKHGPIALIDENMPVIVIATKKGHYEKVVSNIQEIKSRKGKIIGIVTEGDVQVRQLADHVIEVPESLESLSPLLTTIPLQLLSYHIAVMLGKNVDQPRNLAKSVTVE from the coding sequence ATGTGTGGAATTGTAGGATACTTAGGCACAAGGGACGCTTACCCAATCATTATTGAGGGCCTTAAAAGACTGGAATACAGAGGATACGACAGTGCTGGAATTGCACTTTTTGACGGTACAGACTTAAAAGTTTCAAAAACCAAAGGTAAAGTTGCCGATTTAGAAAAAAAATCTGAAGCTGAAATAACTACCCACGGTTGTGTGGGCATTGGCCATACACGATGGGCTACACATGGTGTACCTAACGATGTGAATTCACACCCCCACGTTTCAAACTCTGGAGAGTTGGTGATTATCCACAACGGTATTATTGAAAATTACGATTCGCTAAAACAAGAGTTAACGTCTCGCGGCTACACCTTTAAATCAGATACCGATACCGAAGTTTTAATCAATCTCATTGAATACGTAAAAAAAACAGAAGGGGTTAAACTTGGTAAAGCCGTTCAAATCGCCTTAAACCAAGTGATTGGCGCTTATGCCATCGCGGTATTCGACAAAAACAAACCCGAAGAAGTGGTTGTTGCCAAGCTCGGTAGCCCACTAGCTATTGGTATTGGCAAAGACGAAGATGAATTTTTCATCGCCAGTGACGCATCACCTTTCATTGAATACACTAAAAACGCGGTGTATTTGGAAGACGAAGAAATGGCTGTTATCCGTTTCCATAAAGGCATAAAAGTTAGAAAAATAAAGGACGATTCTTTAGTTGACACCTATGTTCAAGAACTACAAATCAATTTAGAGCAAATTGAAAAAGGCGGTTACGAACATTTTATGCTTAAAGAAATCCATGAACAGCCCAAAGCTATTCAGGATACTTACCGTGGACGATTGTTGCGAAATGAGGCTATTATTAAAATGGCAGGCATCGAGGACAACATGAAAAAATTCCTTAATGCCAATCGTATTATTATAGTGGCCTGTGGTACCTCTTGGCACGCCGGTTTGGTAGCCGAATATATTTTTGAAGATTTAGCCAGAATACCGGTTGAAGTAGAATATGCTTCTGAATTTAGATATAGAAACCCTGTAATTACCGAAAACGATGTGCTTATAGCCATTTCCCAATCGGGAGAAACAGCCGACACCTTGGCTGCGATCAAATTGGCCAAATCTAAAGGGGCGTTTGTATTTGGCGTTTGTAACGTTGTGGGATCATCTATCGCTCGTGAGTCGCATGCAGGTGCATACACCCACGCCGGACCAGAAATTGGGGTGGCTTCAACCAAAGCATTCACTACCCAAATTACAGTGTTAACTTTAATCGCCTTAAGACTTTCAAGAGCAAAAGGTACTATTAGCAGTTCCGATTTCCGTCAGCATTTATTGGAATTGGAAATGATTCCTGGAAAAGTAGAACAAGCTTTGAAGTCGGACGATTTAATAAAAAACATAGCCAATATTTATAAAGATGCCAAAAACATGCTTTATTTAGGTCGTGGATTTAATTTCCCTGTAGCTTTGGAAGGCGCGTTAAAACTAAAAGAAATTTCGTATATACATGCTGAAGGTTACCCTGCAGCCGAAATGAAACACGGGCCCATCGCCTTAATTGACGAAAACATGCCCGTTATTGTAATCGCTACCAAAAAAGGGCATTACGAAAAAGTAGTAAGCAATATCCAGGAAATAAAATCCAGAAAAGGTAAAATTATTGGTATTGTAACCGAAGGTGATGTGCAGGTAAGACAATTGGCAGACCACGTTATTGAAGTGCCAGAAAGTCTTGAATCACTTTCTCCGCTTTTAACAACCATTCCGTTACAATTACTATCATACCATATTGCTGTGATGCTGGGTAAAAATGTTGACCAACCCCGAAATTTAGCAAAATCGGTAACTGTGGAATAA